Proteins from a genomic interval of Papaver somniferum cultivar HN1 chromosome 4, ASM357369v1, whole genome shotgun sequence:
- the LOC113273078 gene encoding uncharacterized protein LOC113273078 — protein MGDFNCILRLDEKKGGLEPRTSAINDFSDWINDNNLFEADFLGTKFTWTNGQSGSHRIISKLDRAVINAACWNMPVHGSLDFIFTYKLKRLKGVIKEWNLTVFGNIHSRLKQDQLRFESAALCSDEDPNDVFKLNLMKDAMARLSETRLPHNSMLKQKARNQWLVEGSSNTTFFHNSIRIRRSSNTISELTDSDGHTISDYDQLRDHVVQFYEEKFNGHESDLDASLFDYENVGISEEESLVMDRIPTPDEIKQAVFDLGVDSAPGPDGFLVVSIVISGILLMNI, from the exons ATGGGAGATTTCAATTGTATCCTTCGACTTGATGAGAAAAAGGGTGGTCTTGAGCCTAGGACTTCAGCAATTAATGATTTTTCTGATTGGATAAATGATAATAATCTTTTCGAAGCAGATTTCTTGGGTACTAAATTTACTTGGACTAATGGTCAGTCGGGTTCTCACAGAAtcattagtaagttggatcgtgctgTTATCAATGCTGCTTG TTGGAATATGCCAGTTCATGGTTCTCTTGATTTCATATTTACTTATAAACTCAAGAGGCTAAAGGGGGTGATTAAGGAATGGAATCTTACGGTTTTTGGTAATATTCATTCTAGGTTGAAGCAAGACCAGCTGAGGTTTGAATCTGCGGCTCTTTGCTCGGATGAAGATCCTAATGATGTTTTCAAACTTAATCTTATGAAGGATGCTATGGCTAGGCTTAGTGAGACTCGGCTTCCACATAACTCTATGCTTAAGCAAAAGGCAAGGAATCAGTGGCTTGTGGAGGGTTCAAGCAACACTACTTTCTTCCATAATAGTATTCGCATTCGTCGGAGTTCTAATACTATTTCAGAACTAACCGATAGTGATGGCCATACTATTTCAGACTATGATCAGTTGCGTGACCATGTGGTGCAGTTCTATGAGGAAAAGTTTAATGGCCATGAGTCTGATTTGGATGCTAGTTTATTTGATTATGAGAATGTTGGTATCTCAGAGGAAGAAAGTCTTGTTATGGACAGAATTCCTACTCCTGACGAAATTAAACAAGCAGTTTTTGATCTTGGAGTTGATAGTGCTCCAGGGCCGGATGGTTTTCTGGTTGTTTCTATCGTCATTTCTGGGATATTATTAATGAATATTTGA